In Nicotiana tabacum cultivar K326 chromosome 17, ASM71507v2, whole genome shotgun sequence, one DNA window encodes the following:
- the LOC107793000 gene encoding gibberellin 2-beta-dioxygenase-like, which translates to MVVLTQPLVENLSHIKTCKNNNTDVFTGIPVIDLLDPEVNTLIIKACQEFGFFKVVNHGVPVETMTKLESEAVIFFNLSQVEKDKAGPANPFGYGNKRIGSNGDMGWVEYLLLTTNPDLSYQKSFAIPGNSHLFWSLVNEYVSAVRNLACLVLEKIAEGLRIEPKNVLSKMLMDEKSDSCFRLNHYPPCPELLHTLSGRNLIGFGEHTDPQVISVVRSNNTSGLQISLRDGTWLSVPPDPYSFFINVDDSLQVMSNGRFRSVRHRVLADSMKSRVSMIYFGGPPLSEKIAPLSCLMEEGEESLYNEFTWCEYKKSAYKTRLGDNRLTLFEKKPQPNPATSAAQ; encoded by the exons ATGGTGGTTTTAACTCAGCCACTTGTAGAAAATTTATCTCACATAAAAACATGCAAGAATAACAACACTGATGTTTTCACTGGTATTCCAGTGATAGACTTATTAGACCCTGAAGTCAACACCCTTATTATTAAAGCTTGTCAAGAATTTGGATTTTTCAAGGTGGTGAATCATGGTGTCCCTGTTGAAACCATGACCAAATTAGAAAGTGAAGCTGTCATCTTCTTTAACTTGTCCCAAGTTGAGAAAGACAAAGCCGGTCCAGCTAACCCTTTTGGCTATGGTAACAAAAGAATTGGCTCAAATGGTGATATGGGTTGGGTTGAATATTTATTACTCACAACTAACCCTGATCTTAGTTACCAAAAATCCTTCGCTATTCCCGGAAATTCTCATCTTTTCTG GTCATTGGTGAATGAGTATGTAAGTGCAGTGAGAAATTTGGCATGTTTGGTGCTGGAAAAGATTGCAGAAGGGTTGAGAATTGAACCAAAGAATGTGCTAAGTAAGATGTTAATGGATGAGAAAAGTGACTCATGTTTTAGGCTAAATCACTATCCACCATGTCCAGAGTTGCTCCATACATTGAGTGGTAGAAATTTGATTGGTTTTGGAGAGCACACAGACCCACAAGTAATATCTGTTGTTAGGTCTAACAACACAAGTGGACTCCAAATCTCACTCAGAGATGGGACATGGCTCTCTGTCCCACCTGATCCTTACTCCTTTTTCATCAATGTGGATGACTCCTTACAG GTGATGAGTAATGGAAGGTTTAGGAGTGTAAGGCACAGAGTGTTGGCAGATAGTATGAAATCCAGGGTGTCTATGATTTATTTTGGAGGGCCACCTCTGAGTGAAAAGATAGCACCTTTATCATGTTTAatggaagaaggagaagaaagTTTGTACAATGAGTTCACATGGTGTGAATACAAGAAGTCAGCTTACAAGACAAGGTTGGGTGATAATAGACTGACCCTCTTTGAAAAGAAACCACAACCAAATCCTGCTACTTCTGCTGCCCAATGA